From a single Mycolicibacterium moriokaense genomic region:
- the treZ gene encoding malto-oligosyltrehalose trehalohydrolase, with protein MTEFSVWAPIPDRVRLDVDGTLHEMTRSDDGWWRADVEAPAGARYGFVLDDDPTVLPDPRSPRQPDGVHERSALWQPDPDAWTDGDWAGGSIEGKVIYELHIGTFTSGATLDSAIEKLDYLVDLGVDFVELMPVNAFGGTHGWGYDGVLWYAVHEPYGGPDALVRFVDACHRRGLGVLIDAVFNHLGPSGNYLPRFGPYLSSGSNPWGESINISGPEADEVRRYILDCALRWMRDFHADGLRLDAVHALVDTTAIHILEELAAETDALAEELGRPLSLIAESDLNDPRLITPRDRGGLGMTAQWDDDIHHAIHTAVSGERQGYYSDFGSLEALASTLKHGYFHAGTYSSFRHRRHGRPLDTATIPGTRLLAYTLTHDQVGNRACGDRPSQNLTFGQLAVKAALAIGSPYTAMLFMGEEWGSSSPFQFFTSHPEPELARATAEGRKREFAEHGWDADEIPDPQDPQTYERSKLNWDEIDDGEHGRLRRVYQRLIALKRTEPDLADPWLDHLRVDYDEDQHWFVMHRGTLAIACNLGTDAVDLPVTGDVVLAWDEPRVGPESTTVPRHSFAILRRPQSR; from the coding sequence ATGACTGAGTTTTCGGTATGGGCGCCCATCCCCGACCGGGTCCGGCTCGACGTGGACGGCACGCTGCACGAAATGACCAGGTCCGACGACGGCTGGTGGCGCGCCGACGTCGAGGCGCCTGCCGGGGCGCGCTACGGGTTCGTGCTCGACGACGATCCGACGGTGCTGCCGGATCCGCGGTCGCCGCGCCAACCCGACGGCGTTCACGAGCGGTCGGCGCTGTGGCAGCCGGATCCCGACGCCTGGACCGACGGCGACTGGGCAGGCGGCTCGATCGAGGGCAAGGTCATCTACGAGCTGCACATCGGAACCTTCACCTCCGGCGCGACGCTCGATTCGGCGATCGAGAAGCTGGACTATCTGGTCGATCTCGGCGTCGACTTCGTCGAACTGATGCCTGTCAACGCATTCGGCGGTACGCACGGCTGGGGCTACGACGGGGTGCTGTGGTACGCCGTGCACGAACCGTACGGCGGCCCCGACGCGTTGGTGAGATTCGTCGACGCGTGCCATCGGCGCGGTCTCGGTGTGCTGATCGACGCGGTGTTCAACCATCTCGGCCCGTCGGGTAACTATCTGCCGCGGTTCGGTCCCTACCTGTCGTCGGGCAGCAATCCGTGGGGCGAGTCGATCAACATCTCCGGGCCCGAAGCCGACGAGGTGCGGCGCTACATCCTCGACTGCGCGCTGCGATGGATGCGCGACTTCCACGCCGACGGCCTGCGTCTGGACGCGGTGCACGCCCTCGTCGACACCACGGCCATTCACATTCTCGAGGAATTGGCCGCCGAAACCGACGCGCTGGCCGAGGAATTGGGCCGTCCGCTGTCACTGATCGCCGAAAGCGACCTCAACGACCCGCGGCTGATCACGCCGCGCGACCGCGGCGGTCTCGGGATGACCGCGCAGTGGGACGACGACATCCACCACGCGATCCACACCGCGGTTTCGGGTGAACGCCAGGGCTACTACTCGGATTTCGGTTCGCTCGAGGCGCTGGCGTCGACGCTGAAGCACGGATACTTCCATGCGGGCACCTACTCGTCGTTCCGGCACCGTCGACACGGGCGACCACTGGACACGGCGACCATTCCCGGTACCCGACTGCTGGCCTACACACTCACGCACGACCAGGTGGGCAACCGAGCCTGCGGCGACCGGCCGTCGCAGAACCTGACGTTCGGCCAGCTGGCGGTCAAGGCCGCGCTGGCGATCGGATCGCCCTATACCGCAATGCTTTTCATGGGCGAGGAATGGGGCTCGTCGTCGCCGTTCCAGTTCTTCACCTCACATCCGGAGCCCGAACTGGCCAGAGCGACCGCCGAGGGCCGTAAACGCGAGTTCGCCGAACACGGATGGGACGCCGACGAAATCCCGGATCCGCAGGACCCGCAGACCTACGAACGCTCCAAACTGAACTGGGATGAGATCGACGACGGTGAGCACGGCCGCCTGCGTCGCGTCTACCAGCGGCTGATCGCACTCAAACGGACCGAACCCGATCTGGCCGACCCGTGGCTGGATCACCTGCGGGTCGACTACGACGAAGATCAGCACTGGTTCGTCATGCACCGCGGAACGCTGGCGATCGCGTGCAACCTCGGTACAGACGCAGTCGACCTACCGGTCACCGGCGACGTGGTGCTGGCCTGGGACGAACCGAGGGTGGGCCCGGAATCGACCACGGTGCCCCGTCATTCGTTCGCGATTCTGCGGCGTCCTCAGAGCAGATAG
- the ilvA gene encoding threonine ammonia-lyase IlvA, giving the protein MTAELSQTSRTSPLSAADIDEAAQRISGVVRRSPLEYSERLSEVTGANVYLKREDQQAVRSYKLRGAHNLLMQLSPEEIAAGVVCSSAGNHAQGFAMACRSMGIHGRVYVPGKTPKQKRDRIRYHGREFIELIMVGHTYDEAAAAALEDVARTGATLVPPYDDLRTIAGQGTIAAEILDQLDDEPDLVIVPVGGGGCIAGITTYLAERTTNTSVLGVEPAGAAAMIAALAAGEPVTLDEVDQFVDGAAVNRAGDLTFAALAAAGDMVSITTVAEGAVCTAMLDLYQNEGIIAEPAGALSVAALMEAQLEPGSTVVCVISGGNNDVSRYGEVLERSLVHLGLKKYFLVDFPQEPGALRRFLDEVLGPNDDITLFEYVKRNNRETGEALVGIELGSASDFDGLMARMQASDIHVEALEPGSPAYRYLL; this is encoded by the coding sequence GTGACCGCTGAACTGAGCCAGACCTCGAGAACGTCGCCGCTGTCCGCGGCCGACATCGATGAGGCTGCTCAGCGAATTTCCGGCGTCGTGCGGCGCAGCCCGCTCGAGTACAGCGAGCGGTTGTCGGAGGTCACCGGCGCGAACGTCTACCTCAAGCGCGAAGACCAGCAGGCCGTGCGGTCCTACAAGCTGCGTGGCGCCCACAACCTGCTGATGCAGCTGTCGCCCGAGGAGATCGCGGCAGGCGTCGTGTGCTCGTCGGCAGGTAACCACGCGCAGGGTTTCGCGATGGCATGCCGGTCGATGGGTATCCACGGCCGGGTCTACGTGCCGGGCAAGACCCCCAAGCAGAAGCGCGACCGCATCCGCTACCACGGTCGCGAGTTCATCGAGCTGATCATGGTCGGCCACACGTATGACGAGGCCGCGGCGGCCGCGCTGGAGGATGTCGCACGGACGGGCGCGACGCTGGTTCCGCCGTACGACGATCTGCGCACGATCGCGGGGCAGGGGACGATCGCCGCCGAGATCCTCGACCAGCTCGACGACGAACCGGACCTGGTCATCGTGCCCGTCGGCGGCGGTGGCTGCATCGCGGGCATCACGACCTATCTCGCAGAACGCACCACCAACACGTCGGTGCTCGGCGTCGAGCCCGCGGGTGCGGCGGCGATGATCGCGGCACTGGCCGCGGGGGAGCCGGTGACCCTGGACGAGGTCGATCAGTTTGTCGACGGTGCGGCGGTGAACCGCGCGGGCGATCTGACGTTCGCCGCGCTGGCGGCCGCCGGGGACATGGTGTCCATCACGACCGTCGCCGAGGGCGCGGTCTGCACCGCGATGCTCGACCTCTACCAGAACGAGGGCATCATCGCCGAACCCGCGGGCGCACTGTCGGTGGCGGCGCTGATGGAGGCGCAGCTCGAACCCGGATCGACTGTGGTGTGCGTGATCTCCGGCGGCAACAACGACGTGTCCCGCTACGGCGAGGTGCTCGAGCGCTCGCTGGTGCACCTCGGGCTCAAGAAGTACTTCCTGGTGGACTTCCCCCAGGAACCCGGTGCGCTGCGGCGGTTCCTGGACGAGGTCCTCGGCCCCAACGACGACATCACGCTGTTCGAGTACGTCAAGCGCAACAACCGTGAAACCGGCGAGGCGCTGGTGGGTATCGAGCTGGGTTCGGCCAGTGACTTCGACGGTCTGATGGCACGGATGCAGGCGTCCGACATTCACGTCGAGGCGCTGGAACCGGGCTCGCCCGCGTACCGCTATCTGCTCTGA